A genomic region of Xiphophorus couchianus chromosome 18, X_couchianus-1.0, whole genome shotgun sequence contains the following coding sequences:
- the socs9 gene encoding suppressor of cytokine signaling 9: MSLPNESGNRGKERERGARPKVRQSRSEERRDSGGGRKGGKGKKKGLSTHDTAVERPVSDGFEYGELLNDLEARSQTSSSTSPLKETWKWQDLDVAGSTPGKGVTAKQGQGTVCSAAELPPLGEAEGRGSSSSRTLRQKIQDAMGQCFPIKTHSAAAAPPPPPQAFSSSAACASSRRKIHLSELMLDDCPFPVGSELAQKWYLIKQHTAPITQAPLLDPAVVVCSAPTSATAAVEDVDDKLRERRRISIEQGVEPPPNAEIHTFEVTAQINPLYKHGPKLAHGMNELAGTESASAHQQQQLLLQRQEQHQLLLQSCLDTLDEVAASASASLHASDAASDPPVDAEAAAAVSNSSSRAASLPRAEHQTPHESYRFHTQIDYIHCLVPDLLQITNLPCYWGVMDRYEAETLLEGKPEGTFLLRDSAQEDYLFSVSFRRYGRSLHARIEQWNHNFSFDVHDPSVFHAPTVTGLLEHYKDPNSCMFFEPLLSNPIHRTHPFSLQHICRAVISSCTTYDGINVLPIPNALKKHLKEYHYKQKVRVRRMDTWWE; this comes from the coding sequence ATGTCATTACCAAATGAGTCAGGAAACAGAGGGAAGGAGCGAGAGAGGGGAGCCCGCCCAAAAGTAAGACAGAGCCGTTCGGAGGAGAGAAGAGACTCTGGTGGTGGTCGGAAAGGCGggaaggggaagaaaaaaggCCTCTCCACACACGACACCGCCGTCGAGCGACCCGTTAGTGACGGGTTTGAGTATGGCGAACTGTTGAACGATCTGGAGGCCAGGAGCCAAACCTCATCCTCCACCTCCCCGCTGAAGGAAACCTGGAAATGGCAGGACTTGGACGTGGCGGGGTCCACTCCGGGGAAAGGCGTCACCGCCAAGCAAGGTCAGGGCACCGTTTGCTCTGCCGCAGAATTACCTCCCCTCGGCGAGGCGGAGGGCCGAGGCTCAAGCAGCAGCCGCACTCTCAGGCAAAAAATCCAGGACGCAATGGGCCAGTGTTTCCCGATAAAGACCCACAGTGCTGCAGCGGCACCACCTCCACCCCCGCAGGCCTTTTCATCATCAGCTGCCTGCGCCTCCTCCAGGCGGAAGATTCATCTCAGCGAACTGATGTTGGACGACTGCCCGTTCCCCGTAGGGTCAGAGCTGGCTCAGAAGTGGTATCTTATTAAGCAGCACACAGCTCCCATCACCCAGGCTCCCCTGTTGGATCCCGCAGTGGTGGTGTGCAGCGCCCCGACTTCGGCGACGGCCGCCGTGGAGGATGTGGACGACAAGCTGCGAGAGCGCAGGCGCATCAGCATCGAGCAAGGCGTGGAGCCGCCGCCCAACGCCGAGATCCACACTTTCGAGGTGACGGCTCAGATCAACCCGCTGTACAAGCACGGCCCCAAGCTGGCTCACGGCATGAACGAGTTGGCCGGCACCGAGAGCGCCTCCGCTCACCAGCAGCAACAGCTGCTTCTCCAAAGGCAGGAGCAACACCAGCTCCTGCTGCAGAGCTGCTTGGACACGCTGGACGAAGTGGCGGCCTCAGCGTCCGCTTCCCTCCACGCCTCGGATGCCGCCTCCGATCCGCCGGTCGACGCGGAGGCGGCAGCAGCGGTGAGCAATTCGAGCTCAAGAGCCGCCTCGCTCCCTCGAGCCGAGCACCAGACGCCCCACGAAAGCTACCGCTTCCACACCCAGATCGACTACATTCACTGTTTAGTGCCGGACCTGCTGCAGATTACCAACCTCCCGTGCTACTGGGGAGTCATGGACCGCTACGAGGCGGAGACGCTGCTGGAGGGGAAACCCGAAGGCACCTTCCTGCTGCGCGACTCCGCCCAGGAAGACTACCTGTTCTCCGTCAGCTTCCGGCGCTACGGCCGCTCGCTGCACGCGCGCATCGAGCAGTGGAACCACAACTTCAGCTTCGACGTCCACGACCCCAGCGTCTTCCACGCGCCCACAGTCACGGGCCTGCTGGAGCACTACAAGGACCCCAACTCCTGCATGTTCTTTGAGCCCCTCCTCTCCAACCCCATCCACCGCACACACCCGTTCAGCCTGCAGCACATCTGCAGGGCGGTGATAAGCAGCTGCACCACGTACGACGGCATCAACGTCCTCCCCATTCCGAACGCGCTGAAAAAACACTTGAAGGAATACCACTACAAGCAGAAAGTGCGAGTACGGCGGATGGACACGTGGTGGGAATGA
- the samd4b gene encoding protein Smaug homolog 2 has product MMFRDQVGILTDWFKGWNECEQTVALLSLLKRVSRTQARFLHICLEHWLADCTEIHILEAEANNAATVSQWHQEPKEKVVSLLLSHLPLLQPRNCEAKCEYMKLLQKVLTHTIESSLFVEESRQLLSYALIHPATTLDDRTSLASWLNHLEEHLSSGYASRAPPSPYHPRQSSDEWPGSAEALDPGNAWPDKSLSSSTSPAGQNGHMPFPGGLSSPISGNGNNTGLVGHMQPSPLKKPMQVIPSNSLACGSEWGSQDDAGGRQNFISTDHAPLSPQSSIASSGSEQTEEQGSARNTFLEDGSGMKDVPAWLKSLRLHKYASLFSQMTYEEMMILTEQHLESQNVTKGARHKIALSIQKLRERQSILKSLEKDILEGGNLRNALQELQQIITTPIKAYSPPSAAQPISDTSTNSTDGTKTGADKEATSEDLQSHNPPPCDGDSSVTPISDGDIAGQFTRVMGKVCTQLLVSRPDEENISCYLQLIEKCLAHEAFSETHKKRLVTWKQQVLKLLRLFPRKTMPDMSAYRQKGWNYGSNSLPTAGSVSGGVSRRGQRQFPMTPRGLPAGRMCLPGGIGGASPRHTLANPALAGQGRQNLWFANPGGSNSMPSQSRSSVQRTHSLPVHTSPQTMLMFQQQECQVPGSDLEINPTLESLCLSMTEHALGDGTDRTSTI; this is encoded by the exons CAACCGTCAGTCAGTGGCATCAGGAGCCGAAAGAAAAGGTGGTGTCCCTGCTGCTGTCCCACTTGCCTCTGCTTCAACCACGCAATTGCGAGGCCAAATGTGAATAcatgaagctgctgcagaaagTGCTGACTCACACCATTGAGAGTAGCCTTTTCGTGGAGGAAAGCCGGCAGCTGCTCTCCTATGCACTCATCCACCCCGCCACCACCCTGGATGATCGCACCTCGCTCGCCTCGTGGCTAAACCACCTGGAGGAACACCTTTCCAGCGGCTACGCATCCAGGGCGCCACCCAGTCCTTACCACCCGCGGCAGAGCTCAGACGAATGGCCCGGCTCGGCCGAGGCCCTCGACCCCGGCAACGCGTGGCCAGACAAGTCCCTGTCGTCCAGCACGTCTCCCGCGGGCCAGAACGGACACATGCCGTTTCCAGGCGGGCTGTCCTCACCAATCAGTGGGAACGGCAATAACACAG GTCTAGTCGGACACATGCAGCCAAGCCCTCTGAAGAAGCCCATGCAGGTCATCCCTTCCAATTCCCTGGCCTGTGGCTCAGAGTGGGGCAGCCAGGACGACGCGGGGGGGCGACAGAACTTCATCTCCACAGACCACGCACCGCTTTCACCTCAGAGCAGCATAGCGTCTTCGGGCAGCGAACAGACAGAAGAGCAGGGCTCCGCACGCAACACTTTTCTGGAGGACGGCAGCGGCATGAAAG ATGTTCCTGCATGGTTGAAGAGCCTTCGCCTTCATAAATATGCATCCCTATTCTCACAGATGACCTATGAGGAGATGATGATCCTTACGGAGCAACATCTAGAATCTCAG AACGTCACGAAAGGAGCGCGACACAAGATTGCGTTGAGTATCCAGAAGCTGCGAGAGAGACAGAGTATACTCAAGTCTTTAGAGAAG GATATTTTGGAAGGGGGGAACCTGCGCAACGCCCTCCAGGAGCTTCAGCAGATCATCACCACACCAATTAAGGCCTACAGTCCTCCCAGCGCAGCACAACCCATCTCGGACACCTCCACTAACTCAACAGATGGCACAAAAACAGGAGCGGACAAAGAAGCGACATCCGAGGACTTGCAGTCCCACAACCCACCCCCCTGCGACGGAGACTCGTCGGTCACGCCCATCTCAGATGGGGACATAGCGGGACAGTTCACCCGTGTAATGGGAAAAG TGTGCACCCAGCTGCTGGTTTCAAGGCCAGATGAAGAAAACATCAGCTGTTACCTTCAACTTATTGAGAAGTGCCTAGCACATGAG GCTTTCTCAGAAACCCACAAGAAAAGGCTGGTCACCTGGAAGCAGCAGGTCCTCAAGCTGCTGCGCCTGTTCCCTCGGAAAACTATGCCGGACATGTCGGCGTACCGACAGAAAGG CTGGAACTATGGGTCAAACTCCCTGCCCACAGCAGGCTCTGTGAGCGGGGGTGTAAGCCGACGGGGCCAGAGGCAGTTCCCAATGACCCCTCGTGGACTCCCAGCTGGACGCATGTGTCTTCCTGGCGGGATCGGTGGAGCATCTCCACGCCACACACTCGCTAATCCTGCGTTGGCAGGACAGGGTAGACAA AACCTGTGGTTCGCCAACCCTGGGGGCAGCAACAGCATGCCTAGTCAGAGTCGCAGCTCTGTGCAGCGGACCCACTCGCTTCCTGTCCACACATCTCCACAAACCATGCTCATGTTCCAGCAGCAAG AATGCCAAGTTCCAGGTTCTGACCTGGAGATCAACCCCACGCTGGAGTCACTGTGCCTCAGTATGACGGAGCATGCCTTAGGGG ATGGAACTGATCGGACATCAACAatatga